The following are encoded together in the Zygosaccharomyces rouxii strain CBS732 chromosome C complete sequence genome:
- a CDS encoding uncharacterized protein (conserved hypothetical protein) translates to MSTPADFRLLCRREEFTSHTSGILPSYMQANLLILPGAIAKDFEDLCHRNPVPCPLLAKTERSFDKLDNVSLITHSDHGFDIRTDIPKYHIFQGGRLQEKSNDCRMYWRDNYVGFLIGCSYSFEGSLISAGLPPKNAVLGQNVSMYKTTKYMDASGIFARCPYVVSMRPYKEKDLDAVRSITSEYKLTHGGPIDWGFDGAIRLGISDLSKPEYGDAIDIEDDEIPVFWGCGVTPHLAIETVGHLIEEPVITHAPGCMLLLDTTYKQFSES, encoded by the coding sequence ATGTCCACACCTGCTGATTTCAGATTGCTGTGTAGAAGGGAGGAATTCACCTCTCATACCTCTGGAATACTACCCAGTTATATGCAGGCCAATTTATTGATACTGCCCGGTGCAATTGCAAAAGATTTCGAAGACTTGTGCCATAGAAACCCTGTACCTTGTCCCCTACTGGCGAAAACTGAGCGTAGTTTCGATAAGTTGGATAATGTTTCCCTAATAACCCATTCCGACCATGGATTTGATATTCGTACCGACATTCCAAAATACCACATCTTCCAAGGAGGAAGACTTCAAGAAAAGTCAAACGATTGCAGGATGTACTGGAGGGACAATTATGTAGGATTCCTAATTGGTTGCTCCTATTCCTTTGAAGGGTCTTTGATCAGTGCTGGTTTACCACCCAAAAACGCAGTTCTTGGCCAAAATGTCTCTATGTACAAGACCACAAAATATATGGATGCCAGTGGTATTTTCGCACGATGTCCTTACGTAGTCAGTATGCGTCCTTATAAGGAAAAGGATTTGGACGCTGTAAGAAGCATCACATCTGAATACAAATTGACGCATGGAGGTCCCATCGACTGGGGGTTTGACGGTGCAATTAGATTGGGCATCTCGGATCTCAGTAAGCCGGAATATGGTGATGCAATCGACATagaggatgatgaaattCCTGTCTTCTGGGGATGTGGTGTTACACCACATTTAGCGATAGAGACTGTCGGTCACCTAATCGAAGAACCCGTTATTACCCATGCCCCAGGCTGTATGTTATTACTCGACACTACGTATAAACAATTTTCTGAATCTTGA
- a CDS encoding uncharacterized protein (no similarity) — translation MKTKRNGDDTTDCLFLIQYRDPNFRFVFCEFDSYNSTIRDKIPVKYKNLLGVGRHYGQSKSKAGSGIKLKKSAKIFHAILHIPIFLSQLKMPRKLWLYKCLFCQR, via the coding sequence ATGAAAACCAAGAGGAATGGGGATGATACCACCGATTGTCTCTTCCTTATTCAGTATAGAGATCCGAATTTCCGTTTTGTGTTTTgtgaatttgattcataCAATAGTACCATTCGTGATAAAATTCCTGTTAAGTATAAAAATTTGCTAGGTGTAGGAAGACACTACGGTCAAAGTAAGTCGAAAGCTGGATCGGGTATAAAGTTAAAGAAAAGTGCAAAAATCTTTCATGCAATTCTGCACATTCCCATATTTTTATCACAGCTGAAGATGCCCCGGAAACTTTGGCTCTATAAGTGCCTCTTTTGTCAGAGATAA